The proteins below come from a single Mangifera indica cultivar Alphonso unplaced genomic scaffold, CATAS_Mindica_2.1 Un_0035, whole genome shotgun sequence genomic window:
- the LOC123206410 gene encoding LRR receptor-like serine/threonine-protein kinase ERECTA isoform X1, translating to MEFVSRAVMTFRVQFMLVAFLFALGFVFVDADDGATLLEIKKSFRDVDNVLYDWTDSSSSDYCVWRGVTCDNVTFNVIALNLSGLNLDGEISPSIGDLKDLVSIDFRGNRLSGQIPDEIGDCSSLKSLDLSFNELYGDIPFSISKLKLLEFLVLKNNQLIGPIPSTLSQIPNLKILDLAQNKLNGEIPRLIYWNEVLQYLGLRGNNLVGSLSPDMCQLTGLWYFDVRNNSLTGSIPQNIGNCTAFQVLDLSYNQLTGEIPFNIGFLQIATLSLQGNQLTGKIPSVIGLMQALAVLDLSCNKLSGPIPPILGNLTYTEKLYLHSNKLTGPIPPELGNMTKLHYLELNDNHLTGHIPPELGKLTELFDLNVANNHLEGPIPDNLSSCTNLNSLNGHGNKLNGTIPPAFQRLESMTYLNLSSNNIRGPIPIELSRIGNLDNLDLSNNKISGSIPSPLGDLEHLLKLNLSRNQLTGFIPAEFGNLRSVIEIDLSHNHLSGVIPQELSQLQNIFSLRLENNNLSGDVMPLINCLSLAVLNVSYNDLTGDIPMSNNFSRFSPDSFIGNRALCGYWLNSPCHDSHPSERVTISKAAILGIALGALVILLMILVAACRPYNPTPFPDASLDKPAVNYSTPKLVILNMNMALHVYEDIMRMTENLSEKYIIGYGASSAVYKCVLKNCKPVAIKRLYSQYPQCLKEFETELETVGSIKHRNLVSLQGYSLSSSGNLLFYDYMENGSLWDLLHGPAKKNKLDWDTRLQIALGAAQGLAYLHHDCSPRIIHRDVKSSNILLDKDFEAHLTDFGIAKTLCVTKSHTSTYLMGTIGYIDPEYARTSRLTEKSDVYSFGVVLLELLTRRKAVDNESNLHHLILSKAANNAVMETVDPEITATCKDLGAVKKVFQLALLCTKKQPSDRPTMHEVTRVLGSLMPATTLPKQPTSTPAAMLASTKMPCYKDEYANLKTPHMLNCPSMSTSDAQLFLKFGEVISQNSE from the exons ATGGAGTTTGTTTCAAGGGCAGTCATGACATTTCGTGTCCAGTTCATGCTAGTGGCATTTCTCTTTGCTTTGGGGTTTGTTTTTGTGGATGCAGATGATG GAGCAACATTATTGGAGATAAAGAAGTCGTTTAGAGACGTAGATAATGTTCTGTATGATTGGACTGATTCATCATCTTCAGATTATTGTGTTTGGAGAGGCGTCACTTGTGACAATGTCACCTTCAACGTGATTGCACT GAATCTGTCAGGTTTAAATCTTGATGGGGAAATTTCACCTTCAATTGGAGATCTTAAAGACCTGGTTTCAAT TGATTTCAGGGGTAATCGTCTCTCTGGGCAAATTCCAGACGAGATTGGTGACTGTTCTTCTCTGAAAAGCTT AGATTTGTCATTCAATGAGTTATATGGGGACATACCATTCtcaatttcaaagttaaaactGTTGGAGTTTCT AGTTTTGAAAAACAATCAGTTGATTGGACCAATTCCTTCCACTTTGTCTCAGATTccaaacttgaaaatttt AGACCTTGCCCAGAATAAACTCAATGGGGAAATACCAAGGCTTATATACTGGAATGAAGTTTTGCAGTATCT CGGTTTGAGAGGGAATAATTTGGTTGGCTCGCTCTCTCCAGATATGTGCCAGCTTACCGGTTTATGgtattt TGATGTCCGAAACAACAGTTTGACTGGCAGCATTCCTCAGAACATTGGCAATTGCACAGCCTTCCAGGTCTT GGACTTGTCATACAACCAGCTAACTGGAGAGATTCCATTTAATATTGGGTTCCTGCAAATAGCCACATT ATCCTTGCAAGGTAATCAGCTTACAGGGAAGATTCCATCAGTGATTGGTCTAATGCAGGCACTTGCTGTTTT GGATTTAAGCTGCAACAAATTAAGTGGACCAATTCCTCCCATTTTGGGGAATTTAACTTACACAGAGAAACT GTATTTACATAGTAACAAGCTGACTGGACCCATCCCTCCAGAGCTTGGAAATATGACAAAGCTTCACTACTT GGAATTAAATGATAATCATCTCACAGGGCATATTCCACCAGAGCTTGGGAAGCTTACTGAGTTATTTGATTT AAATGTCGCAAACAACCACCTGGAAGGGCCTATACCTGATAATCTTAGTTCATGTACAAATCTCAACAGCCT CAATGGGCACGGAAATAAGTTGAATGGGACCATCCCACCTGCATTCCAAAGGCTAGAGAGTATGACATACTT GAACCTTTCATCCAACAATATCAGGGGTCCTATTCCAATTGAGCTATCACGCATTGGTAATCTAGATAATCT GGACCTTTCCAACAACAAAATTAGTGGTTCAATTCCTTCTCCGCTTGGGGATTTGGAACATCTTCTAAAGCT GAACTTGAGCAGAAATCAGTTAACAGGTTTTATTCCAGCAGAGTTTGGTAATCTAAGAAGTGTTATAGAAAT AGATCTTTCTCATAATCATCTCTCGGGTGTGATTCCTCAAGAGCTTAGTCAGCTCCAGAACATCTTCTCCTT GAGGCtggaaaacaataatttatcagGCGATGTGATGCCGCTCATCAACTGCCTTAGTCTTGCTGTCCT AAATGTATCTTATAACGACCTAACTGGTGATATTCCCATGAGCAATAACTTCTCAAGATTTTCGCCTGACAG TTTCATTGGAAATCGTGCTCTTTGTGGCTATTGGCTGAATTCTCCATGTCACGATTCTCATCCATCAGAGCGAG TTACGATTTCGAAAGCAGCTATTCTTGGGATTGCACTTGGTGCACTGGTTATTCTTCTCATGATCTTGGTGGCAGCATGTAGACCATATAATCCTACACCTTTTCCTGATGCATCTCTTGACAAACCAG CAGTTAATTACTCAACACCAAAGTTAGTGATACTTAACATGAATATGGCACTTCATGTGTACGAGGACATCATGAGGATGACTGAGAATTTGAGTGAGAAGTATATAATTGGCTATGGTGCATCAAGCGCAGTGTACAAATGCGTTCTTAAAAACTGCAAGCCAGTGGCTATAAAGCGACTCTATTCTCAATATCCACAGTGCTTAAAGGAATTTGAGACTGAGCTCGAGACAGTTGGGAGCATCAAGCATCGGAATCTGGTCAGCCTGCAAGGATACTCCTTGTCCTCCTCTGGGAACCTTCTCTTCTATGATTACATGGAAAATGGAAGTCTCTGGGATCTTCTTCATG GTCCTGCAAAGAAGAACAAGCTTGACTGGGACACTCGACTGCAAATAGCACTGGGAGCTGCGCAAGGTCTGGCATATTTACATCATGATTGTAGTCCTCGAATCATCCACCGGGATGTGAAATCATCTAATATTCTGCTGGACAAGGATTTTGAGGCCCATCTAACTGATTTTGGCATTGCCAAAACCTTATGCGTGACCAAGTCCCATACCTCTACTTACCTTATGGGTACCATTGGCTATATAGACCCTGAGTATGCTCGAACTTCCCGTCTGACTGAGAAGTCTGATGTGTATAGCTTTGGGGTTGTTTTGCTCGAGTTACTAACTAGAAGGAAAGCTGTAGATAATGAATCCAATCTTCATCACCTG ATTTTATCCAAGGCAGCCAACAATGCTGTGATGGAAACTGTTGATCCTGAGATCACTGCGACATGCAAGGATCTGGGAGCAGTGAAGAAGGTTTTTCAGCTAGCCCTTTTATGCACAAAAAAGCAACCATCTGACCGGCCAACCATGCATGAAGTGACACGCGTCCTTGGGAGCCTTATGCCAGCCACCACACTGCCAAAGCAACCAACTTCAACCCCAGCTGCCATGCTCGCCTCAACCAAAATGCCTTGCTACAAGGATGAGTATGCAAATCTCAAGACACCACACATGCTCAATTGCCCATCAATGAGCACCTCAGATGCTCAACTCTTCCTAAAGTTTGGTGAGGTAATATCTCAGAACAGTGAGTAA
- the LOC123206410 gene encoding LRR receptor-like serine/threonine-protein kinase ERECTA isoform X2, whose translation MEFVSRAVMTFRVQFMLVAFLFALGFVFVDADDGATLLEIKKSFRDVDNVLYDWTDSSSSDYCVWRGVTCDNVTFNVIALNLSGLNLDGEISPSIGDLKDLVSIDFRGNRLSGQIPDEIGDCSSLKSLDLSFNELYGDIPFSISKLKLLEFLVLKNNQLIGPIPSTLSQIPNLKILDLAQNKLNGEIPRLIYWNEVLQYLGLRGNNLVGSLSPDMCQLTGLWYFDVRNNSLTGSIPQNIGNCTAFQVLDLSYNQLTGEIPFNIGFLQIATLSLQGNQLTGKIPSVIGLMQALAVLDLSCNKLSGPIPPILGNLTYTEKLYLHSNKLTGPIPPELGNMTKLHYLELNDNHLTGHIPPELGKLTELFDLNVANNHLEGPIPDNLSSCTNLNSLNGHGNKLNGTIPPAFQRLESMTYLNLSSNNIRGPIPIELSRIGNLDNLDLSNNKISGSIPSPLGDLEHLLKLNLSRNQLTGFIPAEFGNLRSVIEIDLSHNHLSGVIPQELSQLQNIFSLRLENNNLSGDVMPLINCLSLAVLNVSYNDLTGDIPMSNNFSRFSPDSFIGNRALCGYWLNSPCHDSHPSERVTISKAAILGIALGALVILLMILVAACRPYNPTPFPDASLDKPVNYSTPKLVILNMNMALHVYEDIMRMTENLSEKYIIGYGASSAVYKCVLKNCKPVAIKRLYSQYPQCLKEFETELETVGSIKHRNLVSLQGYSLSSSGNLLFYDYMENGSLWDLLHGPAKKNKLDWDTRLQIALGAAQGLAYLHHDCSPRIIHRDVKSSNILLDKDFEAHLTDFGIAKTLCVTKSHTSTYLMGTIGYIDPEYARTSRLTEKSDVYSFGVVLLELLTRRKAVDNESNLHHLILSKAANNAVMETVDPEITATCKDLGAVKKVFQLALLCTKKQPSDRPTMHEVTRVLGSLMPATTLPKQPTSTPAAMLASTKMPCYKDEYANLKTPHMLNCPSMSTSDAQLFLKFGEVISQNSE comes from the exons ATGGAGTTTGTTTCAAGGGCAGTCATGACATTTCGTGTCCAGTTCATGCTAGTGGCATTTCTCTTTGCTTTGGGGTTTGTTTTTGTGGATGCAGATGATG GAGCAACATTATTGGAGATAAAGAAGTCGTTTAGAGACGTAGATAATGTTCTGTATGATTGGACTGATTCATCATCTTCAGATTATTGTGTTTGGAGAGGCGTCACTTGTGACAATGTCACCTTCAACGTGATTGCACT GAATCTGTCAGGTTTAAATCTTGATGGGGAAATTTCACCTTCAATTGGAGATCTTAAAGACCTGGTTTCAAT TGATTTCAGGGGTAATCGTCTCTCTGGGCAAATTCCAGACGAGATTGGTGACTGTTCTTCTCTGAAAAGCTT AGATTTGTCATTCAATGAGTTATATGGGGACATACCATTCtcaatttcaaagttaaaactGTTGGAGTTTCT AGTTTTGAAAAACAATCAGTTGATTGGACCAATTCCTTCCACTTTGTCTCAGATTccaaacttgaaaatttt AGACCTTGCCCAGAATAAACTCAATGGGGAAATACCAAGGCTTATATACTGGAATGAAGTTTTGCAGTATCT CGGTTTGAGAGGGAATAATTTGGTTGGCTCGCTCTCTCCAGATATGTGCCAGCTTACCGGTTTATGgtattt TGATGTCCGAAACAACAGTTTGACTGGCAGCATTCCTCAGAACATTGGCAATTGCACAGCCTTCCAGGTCTT GGACTTGTCATACAACCAGCTAACTGGAGAGATTCCATTTAATATTGGGTTCCTGCAAATAGCCACATT ATCCTTGCAAGGTAATCAGCTTACAGGGAAGATTCCATCAGTGATTGGTCTAATGCAGGCACTTGCTGTTTT GGATTTAAGCTGCAACAAATTAAGTGGACCAATTCCTCCCATTTTGGGGAATTTAACTTACACAGAGAAACT GTATTTACATAGTAACAAGCTGACTGGACCCATCCCTCCAGAGCTTGGAAATATGACAAAGCTTCACTACTT GGAATTAAATGATAATCATCTCACAGGGCATATTCCACCAGAGCTTGGGAAGCTTACTGAGTTATTTGATTT AAATGTCGCAAACAACCACCTGGAAGGGCCTATACCTGATAATCTTAGTTCATGTACAAATCTCAACAGCCT CAATGGGCACGGAAATAAGTTGAATGGGACCATCCCACCTGCATTCCAAAGGCTAGAGAGTATGACATACTT GAACCTTTCATCCAACAATATCAGGGGTCCTATTCCAATTGAGCTATCACGCATTGGTAATCTAGATAATCT GGACCTTTCCAACAACAAAATTAGTGGTTCAATTCCTTCTCCGCTTGGGGATTTGGAACATCTTCTAAAGCT GAACTTGAGCAGAAATCAGTTAACAGGTTTTATTCCAGCAGAGTTTGGTAATCTAAGAAGTGTTATAGAAAT AGATCTTTCTCATAATCATCTCTCGGGTGTGATTCCTCAAGAGCTTAGTCAGCTCCAGAACATCTTCTCCTT GAGGCtggaaaacaataatttatcagGCGATGTGATGCCGCTCATCAACTGCCTTAGTCTTGCTGTCCT AAATGTATCTTATAACGACCTAACTGGTGATATTCCCATGAGCAATAACTTCTCAAGATTTTCGCCTGACAG TTTCATTGGAAATCGTGCTCTTTGTGGCTATTGGCTGAATTCTCCATGTCACGATTCTCATCCATCAGAGCGAG TTACGATTTCGAAAGCAGCTATTCTTGGGATTGCACTTGGTGCACTGGTTATTCTTCTCATGATCTTGGTGGCAGCATGTAGACCATATAATCCTACACCTTTTCCTGATGCATCTCTTGACAAACCAG TTAATTACTCAACACCAAAGTTAGTGATACTTAACATGAATATGGCACTTCATGTGTACGAGGACATCATGAGGATGACTGAGAATTTGAGTGAGAAGTATATAATTGGCTATGGTGCATCAAGCGCAGTGTACAAATGCGTTCTTAAAAACTGCAAGCCAGTGGCTATAAAGCGACTCTATTCTCAATATCCACAGTGCTTAAAGGAATTTGAGACTGAGCTCGAGACAGTTGGGAGCATCAAGCATCGGAATCTGGTCAGCCTGCAAGGATACTCCTTGTCCTCCTCTGGGAACCTTCTCTTCTATGATTACATGGAAAATGGAAGTCTCTGGGATCTTCTTCATG GTCCTGCAAAGAAGAACAAGCTTGACTGGGACACTCGACTGCAAATAGCACTGGGAGCTGCGCAAGGTCTGGCATATTTACATCATGATTGTAGTCCTCGAATCATCCACCGGGATGTGAAATCATCTAATATTCTGCTGGACAAGGATTTTGAGGCCCATCTAACTGATTTTGGCATTGCCAAAACCTTATGCGTGACCAAGTCCCATACCTCTACTTACCTTATGGGTACCATTGGCTATATAGACCCTGAGTATGCTCGAACTTCCCGTCTGACTGAGAAGTCTGATGTGTATAGCTTTGGGGTTGTTTTGCTCGAGTTACTAACTAGAAGGAAAGCTGTAGATAATGAATCCAATCTTCATCACCTG ATTTTATCCAAGGCAGCCAACAATGCTGTGATGGAAACTGTTGATCCTGAGATCACTGCGACATGCAAGGATCTGGGAGCAGTGAAGAAGGTTTTTCAGCTAGCCCTTTTATGCACAAAAAAGCAACCATCTGACCGGCCAACCATGCATGAAGTGACACGCGTCCTTGGGAGCCTTATGCCAGCCACCACACTGCCAAAGCAACCAACTTCAACCCCAGCTGCCATGCTCGCCTCAACCAAAATGCCTTGCTACAAGGATGAGTATGCAAATCTCAAGACACCACACATGCTCAATTGCCCATCAATGAGCACCTCAGATGCTCAACTCTTCCTAAAGTTTGGTGAGGTAATATCTCAGAACAGTGAGTAA
- the LOC123206421 gene encoding uncharacterized protein LOC123206421, with amino-acid sequence MEPPAACMCRSSRSSSCDRLLAISLTLLAVFSPLYINRRAASDLELKDQLINLDSWLPLLLLLLILAIASPLYLDQTFSRFDPYWIHRFGGSSGGIIIILLVLALVLKCKTSMMN; translated from the coding sequence ATGGAGCCACCAGCTGCATGCATGTGCAGGAGTAGCCGGTCTTCTTCATGTGATAGGTTGCTGGCTATTAGCTTGACGCTTCTAGCTGTGTTTTCACCTCTCTATATCAACCGAAGGGCGGCAAGCGACTTGGAACTCAAAGACCAACTCATCAATCTTGATTCCTGGTTGCCTCTTTTGCTTTTGCTTCTCATCTTGGCCATAGCCTCCCCCCTTTACCTGGACCAGACCTTTTCCAGGTTTGATCCTTACTGGATACACAGATTTGGGGGTTCTTCTGGTGGTATCATCATCATTCTTTTGGTTCTTGCTTTGGTTTTGAAGTGTAAAACTTCTATGATGAACTAA